Below is a window of Carettochelys insculpta isolate YL-2023 chromosome 4, ASM3395843v1, whole genome shotgun sequence DNA.
GGAGTAGGGAAGCAAGACACCCAGTTTTACTGTGCATTTGCAAGAAGAAATATATCCAGTATAGTTTTTGTTCTGGGTTTTTGTTTGTCTCTTTATTTCAAATGAAATACGGGCTTGATCCAGTATTCCCATGTGCAAGGGTTTAATCCTGATAGGAGCAGTCCTTTCTGTGTAACTGGAATGATGCACCTTGGCTTTGCAAGATCAGCCCCtacacttgtttttaaaaatctgtttatttttaaagcacagtAAAACGAGtcataaaaaaatattaaaactgcCTTCACAGGGACTACTAATGTCTTGCTAACCagttgggacaaaagaaatttgGGTAGGAAAAAAGTTATTGCCAGATGACCTCTAGGAATTCCAGCTTGGAGCACACTGACCCTGAAGTATATTCTATGCCAGTCAGCTGTTCTTCACCATTTTTGTACAGGCCTGTGAGAAAGTGGGATCCGCCTGTGCAGTGCCTATTACTGGATATCATAGTCATTAGCTCTGTACCCACTTCTGGTGTTTTACCCAGAGTCACCTCTACTCTTGGATTCATGTTGGCAAGGATCACAGGATCCTCTCCAGGATATGGCTGTGTCCTGCTTGGTtccgccccacccccattctgAGGGAATGGCAGACCACCGTCCAGCCATTTCCTTCAGTGTCAACCACAGCCAATTATCTGGCTACTTCCACAGTggcaaggaaggggagagggacctggacccacccactactctgagtcTCAGCCCTGAGATCCTGTAGATGGCAGCCATGTTATGCCCCTCTCGAAACATTTACCTGAACTGattccctgctgcccccagtgcctTCTTTGCCCTTACATCAGGGCTTCAGTCTGCCAGTCTTAGCAGCTAGCCAGGAGCTCTCCAGCTTCACTAGTCCCTGCTAGGAGCACATCCCTGTCCAGAGTGCTGGAACACCCTCCTCCTGCTAGGAGCCTGATCTTCTCGCTGCAAGCCCCAGTCAGCTACAATAACCCCTCATTTGATTTTGTCCAGGTTAACATTGTTTCATTGTAAAGTTGCTTATCTATTAGAGCACGTGCTCATTTAAAGTAACGCAATGCTCCCTTACAACGTCATTTGGCTGCCTGCCTTGTCCACTACTTGCAGGACTTTTCTGGAAAACTAGCGTGTCCTTGTGGGGGCTTGGAACCAGGGTGAACCATCACCCTCTTCCTCCCCGCCCCATCAGCTCCCCTAAGTTTCCTGCTGCTGGGACTCTTAGGTTCTTTCTTCTGCCTGGCCTCAAGGTGATGTTTCTGTTCCCCATCCTGGTAGGATCATTTTTTCGCTTCTAATATCCCTGTCACCTGCAGGCGTAGCATTCAGCCAGCACAGTCACTGGCATCCTGgacctggtgcctggctcccctcaTGCTCTCGGTGACTTCTACTAAACTTTCTATGCTGGAGCTTTATCAGAACCTGCTGTGGCTTCAGCAGCTGCCCCAAATCAGTCTGGACGTACCACTGCACTGCCCACTGCTTCTGCTGATTCTCTTGGATTTCCTGCAGCAGGGCCTCAATCCTCCCCTGTTGTCTGTCAGTCCCTTTCTGCTGGGATATTGACCACAGAGTTCAGGCTGGAATGGCATAAGAATCCTCAGCAAAGAAGACTTCTGCATATTCTGGATCCATTGTCCTCACATTCCATTTCTCTCTTTTACCAGGGCAATCACCACCAGTCTTCTGTCTTTCCCTTATGTTGGGGTGACAGGGCTGCCTATATTCTCCACCATGAGGTGTGAGAGGGTGGGACTCCTTCTGGCTTTCTTGGGAATTAGGTCTGCACCCTCTTCTGGTGGTGTCTCACTTACCATCACCTTTGCTCCTGGACCCTGTATCCCTTGGTTTTCTTCACTGTTGGGAATGGCAGTCCACTATCCAGCCACTTTCTTCTGTAGCAACCACAGCCAATTATCTGACTACTTCCTCAGGGGTGGGGaaaatttattaaaatgaaatagaCTTTACAGACTGCAAACACTGGACTAAATGCTATTCACTGTGAAAATAATCCATCCAATTTCATACCGCTCTAGTTGTTAAGCTACTGTCTAAAATGCAGTTTGATGAAAGCAAGTGTCTGACTGAGTAAATTAATGTTTTGTCTTGCAGTGACTAAAGGTGAAGAAGTAGAAATATCTATGGTGAAACACTTTAGAATAGGTCTGGATGAGAAATATGAAATATCTGAAAGATGGTTTTTGAAAGACCTGGAGATGATTGATGGAAAAGAAGCAGACACGGTAAGTATTGTATTTtatcataatttttaaaaacaatgttttcaTTCTATTTCTATTCATGAAACAACAGATAAGGTGCAATTCTACCAAAAAAAAGTGATTGCGCAAACAAAATGGATACAGACTTATCATGTATCAGAGAACCCAGAACACATTTGCTCTGTTTACAACAATGTTCAATGTCAACATCTACCTCTTGTTCCTCAGAAACAGCAGTCAAACATATTCTACAGATGGCAGATGCAGAACATGAAGAACACGCAGATTCCAAACCAACCAGAGACAGTCCGTGCAACTAATGGACAGCCAGATGATGAAGTTGTTATGTGGTCTGGCCATGTCATTAGAAAATCAGCACAGTTCAGAGACACTTAATAGGCAGATCCATATGGAACATCAAAAAAGTGAGGGTGTAAATGCTGTAAATGATGGGAATGTAGAATTTATAGGGGGAGATGTAATGTAATACTAAACTGTATTACACTCTTCTGCCATTAGGTTTGTGTAAAACACCTTATTTAAGCAAATCTTAGCCATACCTAGCAGAACCTTAAAGGATTTTATGATGAACACATCTGGTGTATAAGCAAGCTCTACAGTCTGTCCAAATGCCATGAAGATGTAGCGTCAGTCACATTCCTCTTCCCCTACTCAGAGTTCTTTATGCTTTCTCTGTGTTTATGGCAAATTTGGGTGAAAAAGGTTTGTAGGGTGGAGAACAGGTCTGACCACTCCAAGCCTCTTCTGGCTCCATGCAGCTTTAGCCAAAACAACCCCACAACGTAGGTCTGAATTGCTTTTCCACAGAGCCTTTTTGCAGCCCAGAACTCTTGTGCCTATGGCAGCTAGAAGGACTTGCAATAGCACAGCTGCAGTGTACTCGACTTGCATAATGCAATCGTGTGGAGAAGCTATCTATCCTCTGAGGGAATCCTCCCAGTGATTTCCTCTTCCAGAATCTCCTCctaccgattttttttttttaccccacaGGAGGGTATGATCAAGCCTGTCTCATTTCTGatggggaaaatattttaatcatAAAGTCATTAATATTAGTATGAAAGTTAATAATAAAATACAGTTAATGACATTCACAAAGCTTAATTTAACAGATTTAATTTTAAAGCCATTGTTAGTACTAAGCTAGTGGAGGAACCAATAACCATAGAGCTCTACAATATAAGCAAAGAAGGCAGTCAAAACTCTTAATGTGATATGGAATTTATTTATAATAGGAGGTAAGTGTTCTTCATACAACACATTTTGGACAAAACTTCCATacttttatgtttaaaaattgtGCCTTATAATTGTCATAAGTTGTAGTGTGCTCATTTGGGTAAATTCTGAAATCTGAGCTGATATCAAGAGTTATACGTAATGACAGACTACTGGTTTAAGGTCATTCTTGGCAAAAATTTAAAAGAACCACCACTGTAGGATGTTTACCTATTGTAGAAATGTAGCTGAAGTCCAGTGCTAATATTTTATGAATCCATGATAGAGACAAGGACTACAAGGTGGCTAAGCACAAACAATAAATGTTGCTGTTTTGGTGCCTTTAAAATTGGTAATAATTTAATTCTCTCTTCATTTTTTTAGGATAATCCATATTTTGATATGCACTTTGAGAAGGTGTACAGCTGGGAAGCATATAGTTGTGCATCTAAATATGCCTTTGCTCGAACATTAAACAACTTGAATTACACTTATCTTAAAAAGGACCTGAAGTTTGTGAACTTTGACATAACCTACATAAACGATGATTCAATCTGGTCATCCAACAATGGGGATTGTTTAGTACTTATGAGGATATGCTTCTATGCTTCCAATCTTTTGTGTCTATCACTCTGTCCTATGCCATAAAGATGGATTTTATAACAATAAGGTTACGAGCTGACTTCCAGTGCCAGATTCTGACAAATCAGCTAATGTAAAAGAGATGTGATATGCAGTGTTTGCTATTTAATTTTACATATTGGCCAAAACCAGAAACCTCATGTTATAGAAACAATGAACTGTTTCTTCATTAAGACCAAATCCTGCAAGCACTTGCACACCTACTTAACTTCCAACATAACAGCATTTCTGTGGGACTACTTATAAATAAATCATATGCACAGTTGTTTGTTGGGGCCTAAATTAGTGTACATTAATGACCAAAAATATTCTAGCTATTGCCAGCTAACTTGTGCTTCAAAGAAGGGGGGAGGGAAGTAGCTGAGTGatgaaaaattaaatttctaaatatgtccaaatattggcattatttttttaagaaagatcATATTTAGACAAATAGAGCAGCTGAAATCCTGGCTCTACTGTAGTCAATAGGCGGTTAGCCACAGGGTAAAATTCTGGCTTTGTTGATGCCAGTGTGTGCAGATGTGTGTCTATAATTTTTAAGAGTAGCAAATACGTTCATTTTAGACTTCCATTGTTTGTGGTGCCTTCTTAAAAATTGACATTAATATTTGTTTCCTGATTAATTTTGCCTCTTTCTACTTGGCAAACATGttagctacagttacactagcaagttttgccaacaaaaccccagtttcgtccacaaaactggtggaatgtccacacacaggatgctttttgttgacagtttgtcaacaaaatgcagcacttttgccagcagcgttctgcctttcagccatgaGGCATGACGCTGCTGTTGacccattctgtcaagaaaaaagctgtgtggacgctctgggggggccttctcccAACAGACTGGGCATCCAGGAcaaggggcagccctgtctgctgtgcttctggctgcctGTTTTGGcgggagagcagccaggcagtccggccactctgttgacagaatggagcacACTTCCGATGGGCTTTTGTGTATGGAcccactctgttaacagaagttttgttgagaaatctcttctgactgtgacttctgttgacagatggctgtagtgcaACTGTAGCTGTTGGGATTCCTTTCCAATCcttttttcacctttttttaaGCACAAGTGAACATAAATTTTCTTTTTGTTCACAGTTTAACGTGAATCAACTTTGATTCTGACCTTGGTTTTAGAATAGAGTTTGTTAACATCCACACTTTCTTCAACTCTGGAGCAATGGCGAATCTAGATGTGAGGGCTTCTTAGTCTGACTGTTGGGCCTTGCTGAAATGCTCAGGGTCCAAATGACCATCATATCTGAGGTCAGGAAGGAATATTCCCCTGGCTCACATTGGCAGAGATCTGGGGAATTTTTCATCTTCCTCATCTAGCTGATGATGCAGGTAGCTCCTACAAGGCATAAGGAGGCTCTTTGGACTCCCTTACTCTCCTGTACAGGTGCACACGAGGGACCCAAGACTGACCCCTAAAGGAGAGGAAGAATGACCccaaaatttaaggcacagagctgAGATCTGGGTTCTAATATCCAATTCTGACATTAACTTGGTTTTTAACCTTGAGCAGGCCTTTGACCAGGAGGTAGAAAAGGGGGAATTGCCCAggtcccctttgaattgctgctagAGCACTTGATCTGGCTCTCcatgcagtgctggggctgggggcagcagttcTATGGTCCAGGAAGCACTGAGAGCTGTcttcctctgctccaccccttccatatGAATCCCCACCCCTTATAGGGGGCATggagctgctccccctgcacgttgccctggggcccactgtGGCTTTCAGCCCTGCTGACCCTGGACAAGCCAATTAACCTCTCTGAATTCAGCAAACCTTACCTGTGAAATGGGGAAGGTGCTTCAGTGGTCGTGTGGGGTTTACTGCACTGGTATCTTTAAGCACTTTGAAATCCATGGATTGAAGGAACATATATAAATGCATTCATAATTCAAGTGGAACAAAATCACATAAAAGCATAACTATTTATAAATAGATTGTACAAAATGTACAACTTTTTACTTTACTTTGTTAAATGCTTCCCACCTTcttaatatgaagtctttccctaccCTCCTTTAACTACATACTTAATCCTAGGGTCTAAGATATATGTTGTAATGTACACAATACTCCTTTTAACATGAATTTTTGTTACAAGGCTGTCTTTAAAGTACTGAAGTCAAATTGATTCTAGGTCATATTGAATTGCACAGAAATATATAGTGAAGAAGcactatataaaatataaatatattttataaaattatGTTGACAGTTTCAGAATCTACATGCCATTGAGCTTGTGTTGACTATTATCTTAATGAGATAAGATGCCACCTACCCAAGCTGTACAAAACCCTTTCTAAGAGCTAGTAACTCAGGCAGTTGATGCAAGTGACCTGTAAAGTCTTTTTGGACTGTGTATTATTTCATAAGTTATATTTTCTGAAATACTCACAAACTCTGTATTTTATAAGCAGAAGGAGGTGTCGTCTGGGTAAGCAACTTCCCATCATTAAGACGGTAGTCAATCATAAAGGATTAAACGTTTAATAATCAATACACCATGACATTCCTTTTGAAGATACATGTGGGTATTTGAATTTCTGACTTATTTTTTGCATTGTGATGGAAACTCATTAGATGTAACTCCAGCTAAATTTGTATAAAATGTTCAAAGCTATGTAATGCCCTTGGATGAATTGTTGATATCTTTTCATCATTGTATGAAAAGATAAATAAGCTTGTATTGTAAGTGAAATATGTGCAATTAAGACCCATTTGACATGTCATTTGTTTAATAAAAGTGTAATCCATCCCTAAGTTTATGATAAGATATAAAAAGAGGAAAGGtgagaaaaattagatgtttccATTTAAATTCCTTAAAATTTAACGATGATTAAAAATCCCCTGTGGGAGCCTTTGCGAATGCTTTTTGAAGTCTCCGGAAATACTCCTATTTATTTCTTTGGGCTTTAAATGAGGCCCCAAATAATATGACACACTGTATTGTCAGCCAGATCTAGTGACTCTGTGAATGCTGTATTCTGAGATGTAGGAAACTATCATTCTCTGTTGTGAGAATGCAATTATGTCATGGAGGTACAGAATCAGATAAattataaatggaaaaaaacatgACAGGTCATATAGCCCGTTTCTCTACTAATACAGAATTGCTCCCCAGAGTATGTCTTCTGGTGTTTTGAACAATGTAATTTAAAATGTGACAGCTGGAGCTTCCACTAATTCTGTTGAGACTATTCCAAAACATAATAGGCAGAGAGACAGCAGTGACTGACACTTACAGCAGGAATCTCTCAAGGTTGCTGATCTACAGAAAGACATTTGTGTCATTCTTACAAAAGGCTTTCAGTAGTGAGGATGATAGAAAGGGGTTTAAAGGAGAAAAACATTGCTTCCTAAAATGAGGAGTTTGTACCTTGGAAGCCATCTGTACAACCCTTGAATATAAAACTGACATACCCAAGATCCATCATGTTCAGTCTTGGGCACTAGTACCAGCTGCTTTAGAGgaaagttttatttatttcttgtcATGAGAAATGTTTTTTTGCTTAACATTTAAACTAATATTGGAACTGAGACTATACGGAAAGGCTAGGTACAATAAAAGGACTTTTGCACACTTTTTTATCATTCATTCatgtaatattttatttcttctctctctgtctgtgcaTTATATATACACTTCCTATCCACCCTGCCACATAGAAAGTTTAAATATCAAGAAGCTCATATAAGGCCAGGTCGTCAAATGACATAATTTATTGTTGGCTCACTGAGTCAGTGGAGCAATGCTCATTTACACCATCTTCTCTGTataattaaaaaaggaacaaTCTTAAGTAATTGTTTTAAGGCTCCAGTTCTGTTCCAAATTAAAGTTTTGCTTACTGATTTCTGTGAAAACAGGATTGGGCTGcaaggatttatttttaatttgacacAGTTTGTAATATACTTTAAAGGCTAGAAACAATACTTCCTACTCCAATTTAGACCTTTTCCATTCAGCAAATATTGACTTCCATCCTGTGCCATCCTGCTTATATTATTTTCATGGAACAAAACCCAAGCATTTATATAATACATTAATAAATACAATAGAGTGAGGTACCAGAATAGATCTGAGGACTGTTAAGCCAGTAAGGACAGGACAAATcaatggaccaaattctgctcccagTAACATGGGTGCTACCAATTTTTGTAAATCTAATATAATTAGAGGCTATCAAGTTTTTCCTTTCATGTCCAAGTGATGAAGTGTGTAGGGTAAAATTCCTAGACAAGCCATGATATTCTGCTAAGAACCACTTCTCTAAATTTGGGTCTGGAAACTAGGCCTACACCGATAGCATGAGTTGTATGtgtctcttcccccactcccaccccactctcCTGCCTCCACTGAGCTCACCTGGAAGGCCACCCTGGCCTGAACAAAGACAGAGGTAGTcaccctggcaaccacattccaggaagagagACTTAGGATGTCTCAGGGGAGGCAGGAACAAATGCCTGATTGTCCCGTACCTTcattaccttctgctttgattctttagACATAACACGAATGGTCATATCGGTGTGAGGATAACACTGTGACGCAGACATATACAGCACGGCTTTACACGTTATTGTCGAGTAACGTTTGCTTTGTTCAAAGAACTTTCTGTGAGCTATGGGCGGAGATCATTATTGTAACCTTCTTACACTGTCAGCTAATCATGCTAATTTCCCTTGCTGTTAGCTTTTacccaggagttctggggtcTCTCCCCTGCCACGTTGCTTGACTCTCCACCCATCAACGTTCTCTATAATCAGTTGTAACCTGTTGTTTGGCAGTGCTCACTAGCTTACAAttgaagtgacactccaccagcgctgtgtgtgcAATAAACCCTCCTGCCTGGTTCATACTGGTGTCCAGACTTTGATCCAACAGAGTGGCACCTGAATAagacaaacaaagaaaacaacataGTTAGAACTAAGTAGACTTTTCCCATCTGACTTTAAATAGGAGTGGACAATAACTTTTGACAGAGGGCCATTCCAAGAATTTGTAAGCgttcaagggccacactcttccatgatattaatggaggaggtgcatggtctggggtggaggttgagtACAGAAGGGAGCACAGGATAGcggactggggtgcagaaggggctgtggagtctgggagggagtttgggtaaggGAGGGCATTGTGACCCGGGACAGAGGATTGGGATGCTGGAGGGGGTGCAGATTTATGTCAGCCCACAGGTCACCCATTATTCCTCTTTTTCCTGTCATATGCATACTCCACCTACATACATTTTCACAAAATAAATGAAAGGCCTCCTTGTACCTTCTCCCAAGATAAACTGCAGGCTGTACAGTGTCATCAAAGACCATGTATTCCAAGGAGAAGAGTATTAGTATGGCAAGGTGTACAGGTCCCTCAGCCCACCCATGGAATGAGAGCATGAGTAGAGAGGTAAAAGTGTTGTGCATGCCTTCAAAGAGACTCTCGTGATATTCTTCTGTTGAATTATGTAAGCTGGTGCATTAATTcattctggatatttttgctttggttttgggACAGTACAATTAAGAGTCTGAAGTGAGAAAAACTAGGAGTTAACACAACCATAACAACCAGGAGTCCAGTGGTACCACCTGGGAATTAAGAGAAAAAATGATATGGGTAATACGCTGCTGATGCTGTGTGCACATTTTGTGCAATCTTTTTACAAGCACTTTGTCCAGTCTGTTATAGATCCTACCAGAGACAGCTATATTTTGTGGTCAGAGTGAGAAATTATCAGCTTGCAAATTCTCTTTTAACCTTGCCCCTCATGAATGATACATTAGAGAAGATGTACATAGTATATTGTTTTATGACATACAAGCTTAAGATATATCCAACTAGAAGTATATCCCTTGGTATTGCTTCAACATTTCAGTCAATTAACAAAACACTATATGAAGGATGACGTAGTTTTACAATGTGGATTTTTAAGTAGAAGTCCACATAAATTGACAATTAGATCATCATAAGATTAGGTCTCGAGTTACTTAACAAAGCTTAGCACAAAATGTTCATTGTTTATTGCAGTAGCTGGACCTTCTGTGCAGTGGCAGAAGTAATGGATTATTTAAAACTATTCACTGCCAGTAATTTAAAAGAATCTAGTGATATCTCATctctttatagaatcatagaatcatagaatactaggactggaagggacctcgagaagccatcgagtccagccccctgccccaatggcaggaccaaatactgtctaaaccatccccgatagacatctctctaacctgttcttaagtatctccagcgatggagattccacaacctcccttggcaatttattccactgtttgacagccctgacagttaggaactttttcctaatgtccgacctaaacctcccttcatGTATGAGAGACTTGCAGAGCTGTGATCAATATGATTTTATGGCCACTGGAGACAGTGgtacaagaagtaatgggctaaTCTGCAGCAAGAGATACTCAGgttagagattaggaaaaacttcccaattcTCAGAATAGTTAAGCTCTGGACTAGGCTTCCAAAGCAGGTTGTCGAATCCCCTGTCAGTGGAGATTTTAAGAACATGCCGAATCAGAGGCAACCAGTGGGGGATTTTAGTGGGTCATGAACCACATGTCCTagtcccatccctccccagtcTAGGCCCCATCCCtaccatccctgctctgcccatgccccacctctTTTCTGCCCAGGTTACAACCGTTCTTGAccttgctctgcccatgccctgtCCTCTCCCTGTTCTGCCCCCATCAAgctcttcctgtggaagcactGCACCGCTTCCAAGGAGTGCAGGGCATTCCCCTGCCCCTCGAGTGGCACAACCTGAGAGTGGTGTGCGCTaggaagcttgtgctgctcttggcccatgccactctgggggagaggcaggaccaTCCCCACAGTCATTGCAAGAAGTGCAGAGCTGACAGTGAGTGTGGGGCAAGGCTGACACTGGGTGGGAAAGCATGTGGCCCTCTGTGTACACCTCATGCATCGCCTATGTGTTGGACAAATACCTATCAAGGATGTTCTAAATTTACATGGCTCTGACTCAGTGCAGAGGGCTgcacttaatgacctctcaaggttccttccagtcctatatttctatgattctatgataagttaTGCGACCAATTCTAAATATGAATGAGCTTTATTGACCATGGAGAGAAGTTTACTCACAGTATAGGCCAAACTGCAATCACCTCATCAAAAGTGATGGGAGTTACACGCAAAAATCTGAGGCAGAATTTGGACATCATCGCTCATTTTATCATTGTGAGCTGTGATCCCATCAGATCTAATTAGCTAAGCATGCTTGGCTGAAAGGTCAAAATCCAAATCCTAGATGCTGCAGTTTCTGAGTGATTCTGTGTCACGTGTCCATCCAAATTAGTACTGGTGCTATATGACACAAAGCTGGTGGAGCTGCTTTCTGATTTGGTACAAAATCAAAGTCCTGAACACTTGTGGTAATTAAAATTTCTATGGCACTCTGCAAAATAAGAGGTATTAATTCTGAGTCCTGAACAATTCCAAATCAGGTAAATCCCGTGCAGTTTTAATGGGCTACGGACTTCTTCACTTCCTATTCAAAACTGTTGTGCTGTTGCAAGATACAGTTAAGTAACTTCTGTTTTTAACTCCAGATTGTATGTCCGATTTTTGCTTAAGTGTAATGTGAACCATGTGGCCCCTGTTTATGTGATATTGTGGTTATGGGACTTAATGTAAAGTGATTTGAGATCCTTATATGAAAAGTGATAGAAGTGCATTATCTACTTTGTGTTTCATGACAATTTCAAGCTAATAAGCTACCTCATACTGTGCATTACAAGGATCGTTATCAACTCAATTTTCAGGTCACCTCTAGAGAGAAGCTGTGAAATATGTGATTCATATCCAATTT
It encodes the following:
- the EXOC1L gene encoding exocyst complex component 1-like gives rise to the protein MSSLVKEDLQKKLFRPQGQRLQEFIALECSPPDRFYLCAAVTKGEEVEISMVKHFRIGLDEKYEISERWFLKDLEMIDGKEADTDNPYFDMHFEKVYSWEAYSCASKYAFARTLNNLNYTYLKKDLKFVNFDITYINDDSIWSSNNGDCLVLMRICFYASNLLCLSLCPMP